From one Trichlorobacter lovleyi SZ genomic stretch:
- a CDS encoding recombinase family protein: MLYDGRRDGLCRGCADPGEYARVSTDDQKLALQKDALEQAGCQQIHEDKLSGAKAERPGLAAALSHAREGDTLVVWRLDRLSRSLKDLIEMVSLLESRDIGLKSLHESIDTRSSSGKLIFHIFAALAEFERNLIRERTQAGLAAARARGKKGGRPKSLSADKQALAVKLYDEENHTVKQICQMMGISKPTLYKYINAVRAKSK, translated from the coding sequence ATATTATATGATGGAAGAAGAGATGGATTATGTAGGGGATGTGCAGATCCTGGGGAATATGCTCGGGTATCTACCGACGATCAAAAGCTAGCTCTACAAAAAGATGCTCTGGAGCAAGCGGGCTGTCAACAGATCCATGAAGACAAGCTCAGCGGAGCAAAAGCTGAGCGTCCCGGTTTAGCAGCGGCGCTCAGTCACGCCAGAGAAGGCGATACTCTGGTTGTCTGGCGGTTGGATCGTCTGAGCCGTTCCCTGAAAGATCTTATCGAAATGGTTTCCCTTCTGGAGTCCCGCGATATCGGCCTGAAGAGTCTGCATGAATCAATCGATACTCGTTCTAGTTCCGGGAAGTTGATCTTCCACATCTTTGCCGCTTTGGCCGAGTTCGAGCGCAACCTAATCAGAGAACGCACGCAGGCCGGACTTGCGGCGGCACGAGCAAGAGGCAAAAAAGGAGGCCGCCCCAAATCACTGTCTGCCGACAAACAGGCCCTGGCAGTTAAGCTCTACGATGAAGAGAACCATACCGTAAAACAAATCTGCCAGATGATGGGCATCTCCAAACCAACCCTCTATAAATACATCAATGCCGTCAGGGCCAAAAGCAAGTGA
- a CDS encoding flavodoxin family protein — translation MKVLGVSGSPIRNSNTDRALKLALESTGLETEFIKLTDYTIEPCRACLGCRKTGQCVIKDDGFELTEKVKESDALIIAGYTPYSTLDSRTKAFIERLYPNRHGIAHMKGKPGGAIVTYCIPKSIPMFPASQNGVDAIKYYMMEEEMDYVGDVQILGNMLGYLPTIKS, via the coding sequence ATGAAGGTATTAGGCGTATCCGGTTCTCCAATCCGAAATAGTAATACTGATAGAGCACTAAAACTCGCTCTGGAGTCGACTGGTCTGGAAACGGAATTCATCAAGCTGACAGATTATACAATAGAGCCATGTAGAGCTTGCCTGGGATGCAGAAAGACCGGCCAATGTGTGATAAAGGATGATGGTTTCGAGTTGACGGAGAAGGTGAAAGAGTCCGATGCACTGATCATCGCTGGTTACACTCCTTATTCGACACTTGATTCCCGGACTAAGGCGTTCATCGAGCGGCTCTACCCTAACCGTCATGGTATTGCCCACATGAAGGGAAAGCCGGGTGGTGCAATTGTGACCTACTGTATTCCCAAAAGCATCCCCATGTTCCCGGCAAGCCAGAACGGTGTCGATGCCATCAAATATTATATGATGGAAGAAGAGATGGATTATGTAGGGGATGTGCAGATCCTGGGGAATATGCTCGGGTATCTACCGACGATCAAAAGCTAG
- a CDS encoding carboxymuconolactone decarboxylase family protein, translating to MQTFQQIYQRAAKRKGGEETLRKMVPDNAEELTVVWQTINVEHNCTYCVPAHTGVAKMMKVDPALTEALRNQEPMPTDKLQVLQNTTLAVVRKRGELSKDEVEAFYAAGYGQRQLLEIILGLSQKVISNYVNHIAETPIDRAFEKFAWEKK from the coding sequence ATGCAAACATTCCAACAGATCTATCAGCGTGCGGCAAAGCGTAAAGGGGGCGAAGAGACCCTGCGCAAAATGGTGCCGGATAACGCCGAGGAATTGACGGTTGTCTGGCAGACCATCAACGTCGAACATAACTGCACCTATTGCGTTCCTGCCCATACTGGGGTTGCCAAAATGATGAAGGTGGACCCGGCACTGACTGAGGCACTTCGCAACCAAGAGCCGATGCCGACGGACAAGTTGCAAGTGCTGCAGAACACGACTTTGGCTGTAGTGCGCAAACGCGGTGAACTGTCAAAAGATGAAGTTGAAGCATTTTATGCCGCCGGTTACGGGCAAAGGCAATTGTTGGAAATCATTCTGGGGCTTTCGCAGAAAGTGATCAGCAACTACGTCAATCATATTGCTGAAACCCCGATTGATAGAGCGTTTGAGAAATTCGCCTGGGAAAAGAAATAG
- a CDS encoding TetR/AcrR family transcriptional regulator: MIESRGQQMARAQFDREEIIDKSIGLFWENGYSASSMQKVVKTTGLKPGSIYLAFGNKEGLFREALESYARKTIEAIHHLMATAPSISAGICMFLEQKVVESTQKTYCSCFLVKTRLELAAEGGELHELASSKLDKIEEVLEGYIDKEYGSEVSKQRAISLMMHIFGVRVYGYQQGSADRMRLGLKEGLPWLPWETLN, from the coding sequence ATGATTGAAAGCAGAGGACAACAGATGGCAAGAGCACAATTTGACAGAGAAGAGATAATCGATAAATCGATTGGGCTGTTTTGGGAGAACGGATATAGCGCCTCCTCAATGCAGAAGGTGGTGAAAACTACCGGACTTAAGCCTGGCTCGATCTATTTAGCTTTTGGCAATAAAGAAGGTTTGTTCAGGGAAGCACTGGAGAGCTACGCACGTAAAACGATCGAGGCAATCCATCATTTGATGGCAACTGCACCCAGCATCAGCGCGGGGATTTGTATGTTCCTCGAACAAAAAGTAGTGGAGTCGACACAAAAAACCTACTGCAGCTGTTTCCTGGTCAAGACCCGTCTTGAACTGGCAGCCGAGGGAGGCGAACTGCATGAGTTGGCCTCCTCCAAACTGGATAAGATTGAAGAGGTTTTAGAAGGTTATATTGACAAAGAATATGGCAGTGAAGTGAGTAAGCAGAGGGCCATCAGCCTGATGATGCATATCTTCGGGGTGAGGGTGTATGGCTACCAACAGGGTTCTGCCGACCGAATGCGGCTTGGCTTGAAAGAAGGTTTGCCCTGGTTGCCATGGGAAACGCTCAATTGA